In one window of Azoarcus olearius DNA:
- a CDS encoding MlaD family protein: MENRAHALAAGLFALLMGGALLLALWWFSDGREPMREYVLVSEGTVNGLNVHGRVRYRGMLAGNVAHIGLDPQNPRLILVRIRIREGLPVTRGTRAMLATQGLTGLAFVQLDERGTDPTPLVGEDGSPPRIRLEPGVMEQITDRALAAAERFKTVADRVALVVDDENIARIKRSLANLEAASAGLDRTLAHAPATLEAVRNTFSPQNVARLSAALANLERTTAEAAPTVAEARTLLRRLGDVSERLEQTAATAGGDLTGSTLPEVNLLLRELAHTSRRLSGLIDEVERAPQVLLTGRGEREPGPGEEGFDGR, encoded by the coding sequence ATGGAGAATAGGGCGCATGCACTCGCCGCCGGCCTGTTCGCGCTGCTGATGGGCGGCGCCCTGCTGCTGGCCTTGTGGTGGTTTTCCGACGGGCGCGAGCCGATGCGCGAGTACGTGCTGGTTTCCGAGGGTACGGTCAACGGGCTCAACGTGCATGGCCGCGTGCGCTACCGCGGCATGCTCGCCGGCAATGTCGCCCATATCGGGCTCGATCCGCAGAATCCGCGGCTGATCCTGGTGCGAATCCGGATTCGTGAGGGGCTGCCGGTGACGCGCGGCACGCGGGCGATGCTCGCGACCCAGGGCCTGACCGGGTTGGCCTTCGTCCAGCTCGACGAGCGCGGCACGGACCCGACGCCGCTGGTCGGCGAAGACGGCTCGCCGCCGCGCATTCGCCTGGAGCCGGGCGTGATGGAGCAGATCACCGATCGCGCGCTGGCCGCGGCGGAACGGTTCAAGACAGTGGCCGATCGTGTCGCGCTCGTGGTGGATGACGAGAACATCGCGCGCATCAAGCGTTCGCTGGCGAATCTGGAGGCGGCAAGCGCGGGGCTCGATCGCACGCTCGCGCATGCGCCGGCCACGCTGGAAGCCGTGAGAAACACGTTCAGCCCGCAGAACGTGGCGCGCCTGTCGGCGGCGCTGGCCAATCTGGAGCGCACCACGGCCGAAGCGGCGCCGACGGTGGCGGAGGCCCGCACGCTGTTGCGCCGCCTGGGCGACGTCAGCGAAAGGCTGGAGCAGACGGCCGCGACGGCCGGCGGTGACCTCACCGGCAGCACCTTGCCCGAGGTCAATCTGCTGCTGCGCGAACTTGCGCACACCTCGCGCCGGCTCAGCGGCTTGATCGACGAAGTCGAGCGGGCGCCCCAGGTGCTGCTGACCGGGCGCGGAGAACGTGAGCCTGGGCCGGGCGAGGAGGGCTTTGATGGGCGTTGA
- a CDS encoding ABC-type transport auxiliary lipoprotein family protein, with protein MDGARRRRRLIPGVLLAVALVTGCGSIGKPPRSVASFELGAIEARALPPGAVPAVVEVRAPSWLESAQMQYRLAWVEPQQRRSFADSRWIAPPREMLAQALERGLKGAGTAGGSCRLRVELDEFVQDFDSASASTVTLGVRASRLPARGGAVLASRAFQISVPAPSADAAGGARAHRAATQQLVDDIGRWLGALDHDERQGLNTGGRCGQ; from the coding sequence ATGGACGGAGCGCGTCGACGCCGCCGCCTCATTCCAGGGGTGCTGCTGGCTGTGGCGCTGGTGACCGGCTGTGGCTCGATCGGCAAGCCGCCGCGCAGTGTCGCCAGCTTCGAGCTGGGGGCGATCGAGGCGCGCGCCCTGCCACCGGGCGCCGTGCCCGCGGTGGTGGAGGTGCGCGCCCCTTCGTGGCTGGAAAGCGCGCAGATGCAGTACCGCCTGGCCTGGGTGGAACCGCAGCAACGGCGCAGCTTTGCCGACAGCCGCTGGATCGCGCCGCCGCGCGAGATGCTTGCACAGGCCCTGGAGCGCGGCCTGAAGGGCGCCGGCACGGCTGGCGGCAGTTGCCGCCTGAGGGTGGAACTGGACGAATTCGTGCAGGACTTCGACTCCGCGTCCGCCAGCACGGTGACGCTGGGCGTGCGGGCAAGCCGGCTGCCGGCGCGCGGGGGCGCGGTCCTGGCGAGCCGCGCGTTCCAGATTTCCGTTCCGGCGCCGAGCGCGGACGCGGCGGGGGGCGCACGTGCGCACCGGGCCGCAACCCAGCAACTCGTCGATGACATTGGCCGCTGGCTCGGGGCGCTTGACCATGACGAGCGGCAAGGTTTGAATACCGGAGGGCGCTGCGGGCAGTGA
- a CDS encoding acyl-CoA synthetase, translating into MTERKQTPYDVGLEKNAANYVPLTPLTFIERSAYIYPDRVAVIHGKRRYTWLESYTRSRRLASALKQLGVGKNDTVAVILNNTPEMFECHFGVPACGAVLNTVNTRLDAEGVAFILNHGEAKVLITDREYSRMVGKAIELANRPDMIVIDVDDPEYTGPGERVGKLDYEALLETGNPEFEYEQPGDEWDAISLNYTSGTTGNPKGVVYHHRGAYLNAMSNIVSWGMPPHSVYLWTLPMFHCNGWCFAWTMAANAGVNVCLRRVDPRLIFDAMREHGVTHYCGAPIVHSMLANAPEEWRKGINHKVSGLVAAAPPPAAVIEGMAKIGIDITHVYGLTETYGPASVCAKHDEWRDLPLAEQVAKNGRQGVRYHAQEGITVLDPTTMEPVPWDNETMGEIMFRGNLVMKGYLKNEKATEESFRGGWYHTGDLAVMQPDGYVKIKDRSKDVIISGGENISSIEVEDALYKHPAVMAAAVVAAPDEKWGEVPCAFVELKDGATVTAEEIIAHCREHLAGFKTPKKVIFGALPKTSTGKIQKFVLREQAKSSSAIE; encoded by the coding sequence ATGACCGAGAGGAAGCAGACGCCCTACGACGTGGGGCTGGAGAAAAACGCCGCCAACTATGTACCGCTGACCCCGCTCACGTTCATCGAGCGCAGCGCCTACATCTACCCCGACCGCGTCGCCGTGATCCACGGCAAGCGTCGCTACACCTGGCTGGAAAGCTACACGCGGTCGCGCCGTCTCGCGTCGGCGCTGAAGCAACTGGGCGTGGGCAAGAACGACACGGTCGCGGTGATCCTGAACAACACGCCGGAAATGTTCGAGTGCCATTTCGGCGTGCCTGCGTGCGGCGCCGTGCTGAACACCGTCAACACCCGGCTCGACGCGGAAGGCGTGGCCTTCATCCTCAACCACGGCGAAGCCAAGGTGCTGATCACCGACCGCGAGTATTCGCGCATGGTCGGCAAGGCGATCGAGCTGGCGAATCGCCCGGACATGATCGTGATCGACGTGGATGATCCCGAATACACCGGTCCGGGCGAACGCGTCGGCAAGCTCGACTACGAGGCCCTGCTGGAAACCGGCAATCCCGAATTCGAGTACGAGCAGCCGGGAGACGAGTGGGACGCGATTTCGCTCAACTACACCTCCGGCACCACCGGCAACCCCAAGGGCGTGGTCTATCACCATCGCGGCGCCTACCTCAACGCGATGTCCAACATCGTGTCGTGGGGCATGCCGCCGCACTCGGTGTATCTGTGGACGCTGCCGATGTTCCATTGCAACGGCTGGTGCTTCGCCTGGACCATGGCGGCCAATGCCGGCGTCAACGTCTGCCTGCGCCGTGTCGACCCGCGGCTGATCTTCGACGCGATGCGTGAGCACGGCGTCACCCACTACTGCGGCGCGCCCATCGTGCATTCCATGCTCGCCAATGCGCCCGAAGAGTGGCGCAAGGGCATCAATCACAAGGTCTCGGGCCTGGTCGCGGCGGCGCCGCCGCCGGCCGCGGTGATCGAGGGCATGGCCAAGATCGGCATCGACATCACCCACGTCTATGGGCTGACCGAAACCTACGGTCCGGCCTCGGTGTGCGCCAAGCACGACGAATGGCGCGATCTGCCGCTGGCCGAGCAGGTTGCCAAGAACGGTCGCCAGGGTGTGCGCTATCACGCCCAGGAAGGCATCACGGTGCTGGATCCGACCACGATGGAACCCGTGCCCTGGGACAACGAGACCATGGGCGAGATCATGTTCCGCGGCAACCTGGTCATGAAGGGCTACCTGAAGAACGAGAAGGCCACCGAGGAGTCCTTCCGTGGCGGCTGGTATCACACCGGCGACCTGGCGGTGATGCAGCCGGACGGCTACGTCAAGATCAAGGACCGTTCGAAGGACGTCATCATCTCCGGCGGCGAGAACATCTCGTCGATCGAGGTCGAAGACGCGCTGTACAAGCACCCTGCGGTGATGGCCGCCGCGGTGGTGGCCGCGCCCGACGAGAAGTGGGGCGAGGTGCCGTGCGCCTTCGTCGAACTGAAGGATGGCGCGACCGTGACCGCCGAGGAGATCATTGCCCACTGCCGCGAGCACCTGGCGGGCTTCAAGACGCCGAAAAAGGTGATCTTCGGCGCGCTGCCCAAGACCTCGACCGGCAAGATCCAGAAATTCGTGCTGCGCGAGCAGGCGAAGTCCTCGTCCGCCATCGAGTAA
- a CDS encoding enoyl-CoA hydratase, with product MSALPHTADAPLVVRSDREGVTTLTLNRPAQFNALSEAMLNALITEIDAIALDPAVRVVVLAGEGKAFCAGHDLKEMRANHNLAFQQALFRLCSKFMLKLTELPQPVIARIHGIATAAGCQLVSMCDLAVAADVARFAVSGINVGLFCATPSVGLSRNLGRKEAFEMLVTGDFIDAAEAQRRGLVNRVVPLEQLDEEIARLAAAICAKSPLAIRMGKQMFYKQLEMGMEAAYQLAGETMACNMMADDAAEGIDAFIAKRKPEWSGR from the coding sequence ATGAGCGCATTGCCCCATACGGCCGATGCTCCGCTGGTCGTGCGCAGCGACCGCGAAGGCGTCACCACCCTTACCCTCAACCGCCCGGCCCAGTTCAACGCCTTGTCCGAGGCGATGCTGAACGCGCTGATCACCGAGATCGATGCGATTGCGCTCGATCCTGCCGTGCGCGTCGTCGTGCTCGCGGGCGAAGGCAAAGCCTTCTGCGCCGGTCACGACCTGAAAGAGATGCGGGCCAACCACAACCTCGCTTTCCAGCAGGCCCTGTTCCGGTTGTGCAGCAAGTTCATGCTGAAGCTCACCGAGCTGCCGCAGCCGGTGATCGCCCGCATCCACGGCATCGCCACCGCGGCCGGGTGCCAGCTTGTTTCCATGTGCGACCTCGCGGTGGCGGCCGATGTCGCGCGCTTCGCCGTTTCCGGCATCAATGTGGGCTTGTTCTGTGCCACACCCAGCGTCGGTCTGTCGCGCAATCTCGGTCGCAAGGAAGCGTTCGAGATGCTGGTGACGGGCGATTTCATCGACGCCGCCGAGGCGCAGCGCCGCGGGCTGGTGAATCGCGTCGTGCCGCTCGAACAGCTCGATGAAGAGATCGCGCGTCTGGCGGCGGCCATCTGCGCCAAATCGCCGCTCGCGATCCGGATGGGCAAGCAGATGTTCTACAAGCAGCTGGAGATGGGCATGGAAGCGGCCTACCAGCTGGCCGGCGAAACGATGGCGTGCAACATGATGGCGGACGACGCCGCCGAAGGCATCGATGCTTTCATCGCCAAGCGCAAGCCGGAGTGGTCGGGACGCTGA
- a CDS encoding TatD family hydrolase — MASPAGVDPAEPEFGLVDTHIHLDAAEFDADRAEVAQAARNAGVSCFVVPAVDVSSFGRIRQLAAQRTDVVFALGIHPLYVDKAEDDDLVRLAAALEEGGAVAIGEIGLDFFVPGLDPMLQERFFTAQLALAHDLDLPVILHVRRAVDAILKQLRRFRVRGGIAHAFNGSRQQAEAFIALGFKLGFGGAMSFEGSRRIRELARELPLDCLVLETDAPDIPPAWARGQRNAPENLARYAALLAELRDVPVAEVMRATTRNACNALPGLAARLGR, encoded by the coding sequence GTGGCCTCACCCGCGGGTGTCGATCCAGCCGAGCCGGAATTCGGGCTGGTCGACACCCACATCCATCTCGACGCTGCTGAGTTCGACGCAGACCGTGCGGAAGTGGCGCAGGCGGCACGCAATGCCGGGGTGAGTTGCTTCGTTGTGCCTGCGGTCGATGTGTCCAGCTTCGGCCGTATTCGGCAGCTCGCCGCGCAGCGCACCGACGTGGTCTTTGCGCTCGGCATCCATCCGCTCTATGTGGACAAGGCCGAGGACGACGACCTGGTGCGGCTGGCAGCCGCGCTGGAGGAGGGCGGCGCGGTTGCGATCGGCGAAATCGGCCTCGATTTCTTCGTGCCGGGCCTGGATCCAATGCTTCAGGAGCGCTTTTTCACCGCGCAGCTGGCGCTGGCCCACGACCTCGATCTTCCGGTGATTCTCCACGTGCGGCGGGCCGTCGACGCGATTCTCAAGCAGTTGCGCCGCTTCCGCGTCCGCGGTGGGATCGCACACGCATTCAACGGCAGCCGCCAGCAGGCGGAAGCGTTCATCGCGCTCGGCTTCAAGCTGGGTTTCGGCGGTGCGATGAGCTTCGAGGGGTCGCGACGCATTCGCGAACTTGCGCGGGAACTGCCGCTGGACTGCCTGGTGCTGGAAACCGACGCTCCCGATATTCCGCCCGCGTGGGCGCGGGGCCAGCGCAACGCGCCGGAAAACCTGGCCCGCTACGCTGCCTTGCTTGCCGAGCTGCGCGATGTGCCGGTGGCCGAGGTGATGCGCGCGACCACGCGCAATGCGTGCAATGCGCTACCGGGACTCGCTGCGCGTCTCGGCCGCTGA
- a CDS encoding TetR/AcrR family transcriptional regulator, whose translation MENVPNKPRIQLDRDAWIQAATEVLAEEGVAGLRVEVLAKRLKVTKGSFYWHFQDRRDLLLAVLQQWKDGRIRDIIKQTHARPGHELEQIYHVIDVYSANRSRRGMLIELAVRDWARRDTDAAAIVAEVDDIRLRCARDLFLACGVPTEEASSRCMLLYAYVFGISLMIYENFDSDIARLKRDIADLIAGSAQPAPASAAETRSESR comes from the coding sequence ATGGAAAATGTGCCGAATAAACCGAGAATCCAGCTGGACCGCGATGCCTGGATTCAGGCCGCAACCGAGGTGCTTGCCGAAGAAGGCGTCGCGGGTCTGCGCGTCGAAGTCCTCGCCAAGCGCCTGAAAGTCACGAAGGGCAGCTTCTACTGGCACTTTCAGGATCGCAGGGACCTCCTGCTCGCCGTGCTGCAGCAGTGGAAGGACGGCCGGATCCGCGACATCATCAAGCAGACCCACGCACGGCCCGGACACGAACTGGAACAGATTTACCACGTCATCGACGTCTATAGCGCCAACCGCAGCCGCCGCGGGATGCTGATCGAGCTTGCGGTGCGCGACTGGGCCCGCCGCGATACGGACGCCGCCGCCATCGTCGCCGAAGTCGATGACATCCGCCTGCGCTGTGCGCGGGATCTGTTCCTGGCCTGCGGCGTGCCGACGGAAGAGGCTTCGAGCCGCTGCATGCTGCTCTACGCCTACGTATTCGGCATTTCGCTGATGATCTACGAGAATTTCGACAGCGACATTGCGCGCCTGAAGCGCGACATCGCGGATCTCATCGCCGGATCGGCACAACCGGCCCCGGCATCAGCGGCCGAGACGCGCAGCGAGTCCCGGTAG
- a CDS encoding electron transfer flavoprotein subunit beta/FixA family protein, translating into MKILVPVKRVVDYNVKVRVKADGSGVDLANVKMSMNPFDEIAVEEAVRLKEAGVATEVVAVSCGVAACQETLRAAMAIGADRGILVETDVELQPLAVAKLLKALADKEEPTLVILGKQAIDDDSNQTGQMLAALKGWPQATFASKLTLADGKATVTREIDGGLETVAISLPAVVTTDLRLNEPRYATLPNIMKAKKKPLDTVKPADLGVDVAPRLATLKVTEPPKRSAGVRVADVAQLVDKLKNEAKVL; encoded by the coding sequence TTGAAGATTCTTGTCCCCGTCAAGCGCGTGGTTGATTACAACGTGAAAGTCCGCGTGAAGGCGGACGGCAGCGGTGTCGATCTGGCCAATGTGAAGATGAGCATGAACCCGTTCGACGAGATCGCGGTTGAAGAAGCGGTGCGTCTGAAGGAAGCGGGCGTGGCGACCGAGGTGGTCGCGGTGAGCTGCGGCGTGGCGGCCTGCCAGGAAACGCTGCGTGCGGCGATGGCGATCGGCGCGGACCGCGGCATTCTGGTGGAAACCGATGTGGAGCTGCAGCCGCTCGCTGTGGCGAAGCTGCTGAAGGCGCTCGCCGACAAGGAAGAGCCGACGCTGGTGATCCTCGGCAAGCAGGCGATCGACGACGATTCCAACCAGACCGGCCAGATGCTGGCGGCGCTCAAGGGCTGGCCGCAGGCGACCTTCGCCTCCAAGCTCACGCTGGCGGATGGCAAAGCGACGGTGACGCGCGAAATCGACGGCGGTTTGGAGACCGTGGCGATCAGCCTGCCGGCGGTGGTGACCACCGACCTGCGCCTGAACGAGCCGCGCTACGCGACGCTGCCCAACATCATGAAGGCGAAGAAGAAGCCGCTCGACACGGTGAAGCCGGCCGATCTGGGCGTCGATGTCGCGCCGCGTCTCGCCACGCTGAAAGTGACCGAGCCGCCCAAGCGCAGCGCCGGGGTGCGGGTCGCCGATGTGGCCCAGCTGGTCGACAAACTGAAGAACGAAGCGAAGGTGCTCTGA
- a CDS encoding electron transfer flavoprotein subunit alpha/FixB family protein encodes MAILVLAEHDNHTLKAATLNTVTAAAKIGGDIHVLVAGSNCAGAAEAAAKVAGVAKVLVADAPHLDAQLAENVSVLLQTLAPAYSHVLAPSTSAGKNTLPRVAALLDVAQISDIVGVEAADTFVRPIYAGNALATVKSADAVKVITVRTTAFEAAGEGGSAAIEAVATGADAGQSNLVGREITKSARPELGAAKIIVSGGRGLGSGENYTTLLEPLADKLGAALGASRAAVDAGYVPNDYQVGQTGKIVAPQLYIAVGISGAIQHLAGMKDSKVIVAINKDPEAPIFQVADYGLVGDLFEVVPALTAAVG; translated from the coding sequence ATGGCCATTCTTGTCCTTGCCGAACACGACAACCACACCCTCAAGGCCGCCACGCTCAACACGGTGACGGCCGCCGCCAAGATCGGCGGTGACATCCATGTTCTCGTCGCGGGCAGCAACTGCGCCGGCGCGGCCGAAGCCGCTGCCAAGGTGGCGGGCGTCGCCAAGGTGCTGGTGGCCGACGCCCCGCATCTGGACGCCCAGCTCGCCGAGAACGTGAGCGTGCTGCTGCAGACGCTCGCGCCGGCCTACAGCCACGTGCTCGCGCCGTCGACTTCCGCCGGCAAGAACACGCTGCCGCGCGTGGCCGCGCTGCTCGACGTCGCGCAGATCAGCGACATCGTCGGTGTGGAAGCGGCCGACACCTTCGTGCGCCCGATCTACGCCGGCAACGCGCTGGCCACCGTCAAGAGCGCCGACGCGGTCAAGGTCATCACCGTGCGCACCACCGCGTTCGAAGCAGCAGGCGAGGGCGGTAGTGCCGCGATCGAAGCAGTCGCCACCGGCGCGGATGCCGGCCAGTCCAACCTCGTCGGGCGCGAGATCACCAAGAGCGCGCGTCCCGAACTCGGCGCCGCCAAGATCATCGTCTCCGGCGGTCGCGGCCTGGGCAGCGGCGAGAACTACACCACGCTGCTCGAACCGCTCGCCGACAAGCTGGGCGCCGCGCTCGGCGCGAGCCGCGCGGCGGTCGATGCGGGCTACGTGCCCAACGACTACCAGGTCGGCCAGACCGGCAAGATCGTCGCGCCGCAGCTCTACATCGCGGTCGGCATCTCGGGTGCCATCCAGCACCTGGCCGGCATGAAGGACTCCAAGGTGATCGTGGCGATCAACAAGGACCCCGAAGCGCCGATCTTCCAGGTGGCCGACTACGGTCTGGTGGGTGACCTGTTCGAGGTGGTGCCGGCGCTGACCGCGGCGGTCGGTTAA
- a CDS encoding energy-coupling factor ABC transporter permease, whose protein sequence is MNLSASLFDTGWHWAMFFIALVVCGWIFRTAPWGRLRDSSQLNLLLGFAVGLTLVWSLKAGVKPGLNLHMLGAMAAALTFGPQLGIVALALALTGITLNGSVEWQAWPINFVLMAVVPVLVAARLHKWVERWLPAHFFVFIFVSGFVGAALAVLVQGCVASVALVLGGAYTADFLLSEYLPFFLLLGFSEAWISGAVVTLLVVYRPGWVATFDDRRYLNGK, encoded by the coding sequence GTGAACCTGTCTGCGTCGCTGTTCGATACGGGTTGGCATTGGGCAATGTTCTTCATTGCTCTGGTGGTCTGCGGCTGGATTTTCCGTACCGCCCCGTGGGGGCGGCTACGCGATTCGAGTCAGCTCAATCTGTTGCTCGGTTTTGCAGTGGGATTGACGCTGGTATGGAGCCTCAAGGCCGGCGTCAAGCCGGGCCTCAATCTCCACATGCTGGGGGCGATGGCCGCGGCGCTCACGTTCGGGCCGCAACTCGGGATCGTGGCCCTCGCTCTGGCGCTGACGGGCATCACCCTGAATGGAAGCGTCGAATGGCAAGCCTGGCCGATCAATTTCGTGCTGATGGCGGTTGTTCCGGTGCTCGTTGCGGCGCGGTTGCACAAATGGGTCGAGCGGTGGCTGCCCGCCCATTTTTTTGTCTTCATCTTCGTGTCCGGTTTCGTGGGCGCGGCGCTCGCAGTTCTTGTCCAGGGCTGCGTGGCGTCCGTCGCGCTGGTGCTTGGCGGCGCATACACCGCCGACTTTCTGCTGAGCGAGTATTTGCCGTTCTTCCTGCTGCTCGGGTTTTCCGAAGCCTGGATCAGCGGCGCCGTCGTGACCTTGCTGGTTGTCTATCGACCGGGATGGGTGGCGACTTTCGACGATCGACGTTATCTGAACGGCAAGTGA
- a CDS encoding acyl-CoA dehydrogenase C-terminal domain-containing protein — MSNYSAPIRDMQFVMQELAGLDKVAALPGNEEVSPDLVDAILEEAGKFAGGVLAPLNRIGDEEGAKWSQGGVVTTVPGWREAYRQFCEAGWPALAGEPEFGGQGLPKLISTAVMEMWKSANMAFSLCPMLTTGAIEALLLRGNDEQKAMYLPKMVSGEWTGTMNLTEPQAGSDLAAVRTRAEPQGDGTYRIFGQKIFITYGEHDLTDNIIHLVLARLPDAPEGVKGISLFVVPKFMVNADGSLGARNDVECVSIEHKLGIHASPTCVLAFGDKGGAIGTLVGEANRGLEYMFIMMNEARFAVGMEGLALSERAYQHALAYAKDRVQGTEAGVRGGPKVSIIHHADVRRMLMSMKSQTEAMRALAYVVGAATDLAHHHADEAVRVSNQAFVDLMIPVVKGWCTENSIEIASTGVQVHGGMGFIEESGAAQHLRDARITSIYEGTTAIQANDLIGRKIARENGVTIKSVIAEMRSVGAKLAEGDDEALAAIGRALHAGIEALEQAVAYILATYAGDIKAASVGSVPFLKLFGIVAGGWQMARAALIAKAKLDAGEDGGGFYRAKVVTARFYADHVLAQAPALSYTVVNGARGALDLPEDLF, encoded by the coding sequence ATGAGCAACTACAGCGCACCGATTCGGGATATGCAGTTCGTCATGCAGGAACTGGCGGGTCTGGACAAGGTTGCCGCCTTGCCGGGCAACGAAGAGGTTTCGCCGGACCTGGTCGATGCGATTCTCGAAGAGGCGGGCAAGTTTGCAGGGGGAGTGCTCGCTCCGCTCAACCGCATTGGCGACGAGGAAGGCGCCAAGTGGAGCCAGGGCGGCGTCGTCACCACGGTGCCCGGCTGGCGCGAGGCGTATCGCCAGTTCTGCGAAGCGGGCTGGCCGGCGCTGGCGGGAGAGCCGGAGTTTGGCGGACAGGGGCTGCCGAAGCTGATCTCGACTGCCGTGATGGAGATGTGGAAGTCGGCCAACATGGCGTTTTCGCTGTGTCCGATGCTGACCACGGGCGCGATCGAGGCGCTCCTGCTGCGCGGCAACGATGAGCAGAAGGCGATGTACCTGCCGAAGATGGTGAGCGGCGAATGGACCGGCACCATGAACCTCACGGAGCCGCAGGCCGGTTCCGATCTCGCCGCAGTCCGTACCCGTGCCGAACCGCAGGGTGATGGCACCTACCGCATCTTCGGGCAGAAGATCTTCATCACCTACGGCGAGCACGACCTCACCGACAACATCATCCACCTGGTGCTCGCCCGTCTGCCGGACGCCCCGGAAGGCGTGAAGGGCATTTCCCTGTTCGTCGTGCCGAAGTTCATGGTGAATGCCGACGGCTCGCTGGGCGCGCGCAACGACGTGGAGTGCGTCTCCATCGAGCACAAGCTCGGCATCCACGCCAGCCCGACCTGCGTGCTCGCGTTTGGCGACAAGGGCGGAGCGATCGGTACGCTGGTGGGCGAAGCCAACCGCGGCCTGGAATACATGTTCATCATGATGAACGAGGCCCGTTTCGCGGTGGGCATGGAAGGTCTGGCGCTGTCCGAGCGCGCCTACCAGCACGCCCTGGCCTATGCCAAGGACCGCGTCCAGGGGACCGAGGCCGGCGTGCGCGGCGGACCCAAGGTCAGCATCATCCACCACGCGGATGTGCGGCGCATGCTGATGTCGATGAAGAGCCAGACCGAGGCGATGCGCGCGCTGGCCTATGTTGTCGGCGCGGCCACCGATCTTGCCCACCACCACGCGGACGAGGCGGTTCGCGTCAGCAACCAGGCTTTTGTCGATCTGATGATCCCGGTGGTGAAGGGTTGGTGCACCGAGAACTCGATCGAGATTGCTTCGACGGGCGTGCAGGTGCACGGCGGCATGGGTTTCATCGAAGAGTCGGGTGCGGCGCAGCATCTGCGCGACGCCCGGATCACTTCGATCTACGAGGGCACCACCGCGATCCAGGCCAATGACCTGATCGGCCGCAAGATTGCGCGCGAGAACGGCGTGACGATCAAGAGCGTGATTGCCGAGATGCGCAGCGTCGGGGCGAAGCTCGCGGAGGGCGACGACGAAGCCCTCGCGGCGATCGGACGCGCGCTGCACGCGGGCATCGAGGCCCTGGAGCAGGCGGTGGCCTACATCCTCGCCACCTATGCAGGTGATATCAAGGCGGCGTCGGTCGGGTCGGTGCCTTTCCTCAAGCTGTTCGGCATCGTGGCCGGCGGCTGGCAGATGGCCAGGGCTGCGCTGATTGCGAAGGCGAAGCTTGACGCTGGTGAGGATGGCGGCGGCTTCTACCGGGCGAAGGTCGTGACCGCGCGCTTCTACGCCGATCACGTGCTGGCCCAGGCGCCCGCACTGTCCTACACCGTGGTCAATGGCGCGCGCGGCGCGCTGGATCTGCCGGAAGACCTGTTCTAA
- a CDS encoding peptidylprolyl isomerase, producing the protein MKHFPSRLALFLLAGFLTHAAHAADAVATVNGTAIPAARSEAMLAEQRAQGAQDNPQLRDAVREELVRREVLSQEAGKKGIDKKADIQAQMDMAKQAVLIRAYLQDYVKNNPVTDAELKKEYDSIKSRMGDKEYKPRHVLVESEEHAKEIIGKLNGGAKFDDLAKESRDPGSKDKGGDLGWTTPDRFVKPFSDAMVKLEKGKYTAAPVKSDYGFHVIMLDDVRELKAPPFEEVKPQLQQRLQQQKVEKHILDLRTKAKVQ; encoded by the coding sequence ATGAAACATTTTCCGAGCCGTCTCGCCCTCTTCCTGCTTGCCGGCTTCCTGACCCATGCCGCGCACGCCGCCGACGCCGTGGCGACCGTCAATGGCACGGCCATCCCGGCCGCCCGCAGCGAAGCCATGCTGGCCGAACAGCGCGCCCAGGGCGCTCAGGACAACCCGCAACTGCGCGATGCCGTCCGCGAAGAGCTGGTTCGCCGCGAAGTATTGAGCCAGGAGGCGGGCAAGAAGGGCATCGACAAGAAGGCCGACATCCAGGCCCAGATGGACATGGCCAAGCAGGCGGTGCTGATTCGCGCCTACCTGCAGGACTACGTGAAGAACAATCCGGTGACCGATGCCGAACTCAAGAAAGAGTACGACTCGATCAAGAGCCGCATGGGCGACAAGGAATACAAGCCGCGTCACGTGCTGGTGGAAAGCGAAGAGCACGCCAAGGAAATCATCGGCAAGCTCAACGGTGGCGCCAAGTTTGACGACCTCGCCAAGGAGTCGCGCGACCCTGGCTCCAAGGACAAGGGCGGTGACCTCGGCTGGACGACCCCGGACCGTTTCGTGAAGCCCTTCTCCGACGCCATGGTGAAGCTCGAAAAGGGCAAGTACACCGCCGCGCCGGTCAAGAGCGACTACGGCTTCCACGTCATCATGCTGGACGACGTGCGCGAGCTGAAAGCGCCTCCGTTCGAGGAGGTCAAGCCGCAGCTGCAACAGCGCCTGCAGCAGCAGAAGGTCGAGAAGCACATCCTCGATCTGCGCACCAAGGCCAAGGTCCAGTAA